Proteins found in one Lepeophtheirus salmonis chromosome 9, UVic_Lsal_1.4, whole genome shotgun sequence genomic segment:
- the LOC121123873 gene encoding histone H4 transcription factor isoform X1 codes for MTSAIPNDEDDNASDFIKFSYESVQKCINKNKKYPEVLFPCEYQHCTRSFSDIEVFMKHVNSHMSEVQLKDDEFICSWRLCQFTSGNMKEFIRHFHFHTFHAKIKTEGRKILLSHYQKPSVTPCSMDSSEVNILPDLSEEFQCQWNSCTELPFEEAQRYYWHVGSHAHEQQSSGSKSCNWNLCTTSVKTTSKLKDHLKFHSQERAVACPTCGNLFSNRVKFIDHCNRQLLPKDKSYECSYCSKTFAIERLLRDHVRSHINTKKCPLCPMTVTTNSNLRIHLRYRHSNVRCFPCNDCSYAAKSSHDLQSHIRSLHGSPQIRCHLPKCDYICEDKVTFNNHLRDYHRNEPKFYICHECDKKFERGQYLSKHLIRVHGIKMPKGHKRFRYRENEDGNYLLQCERFDFLAEDEDEPLEQIEDLTSNIDKSLK; via the exons ATGACCTCGGCTATACCTAATGATGAGGATGACAATGCATCtgactttattaaattttcttatgagtctgttcaaaaatgcataaataaaaataaaaagtatccaGAAGTTCTTTTCCCCTGCGAATATCAACACTGCACTCGTTCCTTTTCGGATATTGAAGTATTTATGAAGCATGTAAATTCTCATATGTCGGAA GTACAGTTGAAGGatgatgaatttatttgtaGCTGGCGTTTGTGCCAATTTACTTCGGGAAATATGAAGGAATTCATTCGACATTTTCATTTCCATACATTTCatgctaaaataaaaactgaaggTCGGAAAATTCTACTTTCTCATTATCAAAAACCTTCTGTTACGCCCTGTTCCATGGATTCTTCAGAAGTTAATATCCTTCCTGATTTATCTGAAGAATTTCAATGTCAATGGAATAGTTGCACTGAACTACCGTTCGAAGAAGCACAAAGATATTATTGGCATGTTGGATCCCATGCCCACGAACAGCAGTCCTCTGGATCAAAGTCATGTAATTGGAATCTCTGTACGACTTCTGTCAAAACAACCTCCAAATTAAAGGATCatttaaa ATTTCATTCTCAAGAAAGAGCTGTGGCCTGTCCGACCTGTGGTAATCTCTTTTCAAATCGTGTAAAATTCATAGATCACTGTAATCGACAACTTTTACCCAAAGATAAATCCTATGAATGCTCATATTGTTCAAAAACGTTTGCAATAGAAAGACTATTGAGAGATCACGTTCGATCCCATATTAACACAAAGAAATGCCCCTTGTGTCCTATGACCGTTACAACCAATTCGAACCTAAG gattcaTTTACGATATCGCCATTCCAATGTCCGTTGTTTTCCTTGCAATGACTGTTCTTATGCTGCGAAATCTAGTCACGATCTCCAAAGTCATATTCGATCATTACATGGATCACCTCAAATTCGGTGTCATTTACCCAAATGTGATTATATTTGTGAAGATAAGGTTACTTTTAACAATCATTTGAGGGATTATCACAGGAATGAGCCCAAGTTCTATATTTGTCATGAGTGTGACAAGAAATTTGAGCGAGGGCAATATTTGAGTAAGCATTTGATTCGAGTTCATGGAATCAAAATGCCAAAAGGGCATAAAAGATTTCGTTACCGTGAGAATGAAGATGGAAATTACTTGCTTCAATGTGAAAGATTTGATTTCCTTGCCGAAGATGAGGATGAACCTCTTGAACAAATCGAAGATCTTACTTCGAATAttgataaatctttaaaatga
- the Arp6 gene encoding actin-related protein 6, with amino-acid sequence MPVVMNSDTFVIDNGGYFLKAGFSNQSPPRLVPNCITKAKSEKRKPFIGDQINECRDLSSLYYCLPFQKGYLTNWDTQKKIWDYLFSESCCNVDTRDTNLIFMEPLFNFNSVQEGINEMLFEDYGFKRVFRAPVPDFACYKHRITNTDPAHACLVLDIGYSFTHIVPYIHGLRIKEATLRIDVGGKLLTNHLKEIVSYRQLHVLDETYVMNACKEDCCFVSLDFHADMNETLKHKGNSITRDYILPDFHNLRRGVMKSLEKSTGRPKDENEQFVRMNNERFTVPEILFNPSDVGINQMGIGEGVAHCVNMIPENVRPWLLRNIILIGGSTKFSNMRERVEKEIREWIPDLIDVQVIHPQNPITYSWEGGAAFSEDPCFLKTCVSRKEFLERGHSVCDERFY; translated from the exons ATGCCGGTGGTTATGAATTCCGATACCTTTGTCATTGATAATGGAGGTTATTTTCTTAAAGCTGGCTTTTCGAATCAAAGTCCTCCTCGATTGGTTCCTAATTGTATAACAAAGGCAAAGAGTGAGAAAAGGAAGCCTTTTATTGGCGATCAAATAAAT GAATGTCGAGACTTGTCATCTCTTTATTATTGCCTTCCATttcaaaaaggatatttaacCAACTGGGAtacacagaaaaaaatatgggattATTTATTCAGCGAATCATGTTGTAATGTGGATACTCGTGATACAAACCTCATCTTCATGGAGCCCCTCTTCAACTTTAACTCTGTTCAAGAAGGAATCAATGAAATGTTATTTGAAGACTATGGCTTCAAGAGAGTATTTAGAGCTCCTGTTCCAGATTTTGCTTGTTATAAACATAGAATTACGAACACGGATCCTGCTCATGCCTGTTTAGTACTTGATATTGGCTATAGTTTTACTCATATAGTTCCCTATATTCATGGTCTTCGAATTAAGGAGGCCACTCTTCGTATAGATGTCGGAGGGAAACTTTTGACCAACCATCTGAAAGAAATCGTGTCTTATAGACAGCTTCATGTTTTAGATGAAACATATGTAATGAATGCTTGTAAAGAGGACTGTTGCTTTGTGTCATTAGATTTCCATGCTGACATGAATGAAACCCTCAAGCACAAAGGGAATAGCATTACTAGGGATTATATTCTACCAGATTTTCATAACTTGAGGCGTGGTGTAATGAAATCATTAGAAAAATCAACGGGCCGACCCAAGGATGAGAATGAACAATTTGTGCGTATGAATAATGAAAGATTCACTGTAcctgaaatattattcaacccTTCGGATGTTGGTATCAATCAAATGGGAATTGGAGAAGGGGTGGCACACTGTGTCAATATGATCCCTGAAAACGTAAGACCATGGCTTTTAAGGAATATTATCCTTATAGGAGGTAGTACTAAATTTTCCAATATGAGAGAACGGGTGGAGAAAGAAATCAGAGAATGGATTCCTGACTTAATTGAt GTTCAGGTTATTCATCCTCAAAATCCAATTACTTACTCTTGGGAAGGAGGTGCAGCTTTTTCAGAGGATCcttgttttttaaaaacctGTGTGTCTAGAAAAGAATTCCTTGAAAGAGGTCATAGTGTATGTGATGaacgtttttattaa
- the LOC121124205 gene encoding thioredoxin domain-containing protein 5 → MYTVLNTNSCAIKSSLTPKMYGRSLCLVLTLLLSVVNSEDSPLLNKESFISLKESGAIFVKFFAPWCSHCKRLAPTWETLAKEYTDKDVKLARVDCTIETEFCSDMDVTGYPTLKFFGKEEVKYRGQRDEDSLVKFIETQMGRIKPEETIVSAEEVKVENGLHVLSEDNFKAFIGSGNHFIKFYAPWCGHCQKLSPIWDELASEFKDNANVKIAKMDCTQAQDICQEQDVTGYPTLSFYRDGQKVESYRGSRAISDLKDFVQTMTDVPKPKDTIVEGDSAPSSIIKINKEEFKENIASGVTFIKFYAPWCGHCKRLAPIWEELAVKFEGVDYVKIAKVDCTANDNKNKELCNEEGVNGFPTLNIYASGEKVKEYRGNRKVEDLEEFVKEHSKFLKEEL, encoded by the exons atgtacacagtTTTAAACACTAATTCCTGTGCTATCAAGTCCTCATTAACCCCAAAGATGTATGGAAGATCGTTGTGTTTGGTTTTGACGCTGTTACTAAGTGTGGTTAACTCAGAGGATTCTCCTCTATTAAACAAGGAATCTTTTATCTCATTGAAGGAGTCTGGAGCCatttttgtcaagttttttGCACCTTGGTGCTCACATTGTAAAAGACTTGCTCCAACATGGGAAACCTTAGCAAAGGAATATACTGATAAGGATGTTAAGTTGGCAAGAGTTGATTGCACTATTGAAACAGAGTTTTGTTCTGACATGGATGTAACCGGCTATCCCACactcaaattttttggaaaggaagaagTGAAATATCGAGGTCAGAGAGATGAAGACTCTCTTGTTAAGTTCATTGAAACTCAAATGGGCCGTATAAAACCCGag GAGACTATTGTTTCCGCTGAAGAAGTAAAGGTTGAAAATGGTCTTCACGTCCTTAGTGAAGATAACTTTAAGGCTTTTATTGGAAGTGGCaatcattttatcaaattctATGCACCCTGGTGTGGTCATTGTCAA AAACTATCTCCTATATGGGATGAGTTAGCTTCCGAGTTCAAGGATAATGCTAATGTGAAAATTGCCAAAATGGATTGTACTCAAGCTCAAGATATTTGTCAAGAACAGGATGTTACAGGCTATCCTACTCTTTCTTTTTATAGAGACGGTCAAAAAGTTGAGAGTTATAGAGGCAGTAGAGCCATCAGTGACTTAAAAGACTTTGTTCAAACCATGACTGATGTACCTAAACCCAAAGATACTATTGTTGAGGGCGATAGCGCCCCTAGTTCAATCATCAAAATCAACAAAGAAGAATTTAAAGAGAATATTGCTTCAG gaGTAACATTCATCAAGTTTTATGCTCCTTGGTGTGGACATTGTAAGAGACTTGCTCCCATTTGGGAAGAGCTTGCTGTTAAGTTTGAAGGTGTTGATTATGTTAAGATTGCTAAAGTGGACTGTACTGCgaatgacaataaaaataaggaactCTGTAATGAAGAAGGG GTGAACGGGTTTCCAACGCTTAACATTTATGCGAGTGGAGAAAAAGTTAAGGAATACAGAGGGAACAGAAAGGTGGAAGATCTAGAAGAGTTTGTAAAGGAACACTCTAAATTCTTGAAAGAAGAATTGTAG
- the LOC121123873 gene encoding histone H4 transcription factor isoform X2, protein MTSAIPNDEDDNASDFIKFSYESVQKCINKNKKYPEVLFPCEYQHCTRSFSDIEVFMKHVNSHMSELKDDEFICSWRLCQFTSGNMKEFIRHFHFHTFHAKIKTEGRKILLSHYQKPSVTPCSMDSSEVNILPDLSEEFQCQWNSCTELPFEEAQRYYWHVGSHAHEQQSSGSKSCNWNLCTTSVKTTSKLKDHLKFHSQERAVACPTCGNLFSNRVKFIDHCNRQLLPKDKSYECSYCSKTFAIERLLRDHVRSHINTKKCPLCPMTVTTNSNLRIHLRYRHSNVRCFPCNDCSYAAKSSHDLQSHIRSLHGSPQIRCHLPKCDYICEDKVTFNNHLRDYHRNEPKFYICHECDKKFERGQYLSKHLIRVHGIKMPKGHKRFRYRENEDGNYLLQCERFDFLAEDEDEPLEQIEDLTSNIDKSLK, encoded by the exons ATGACCTCGGCTATACCTAATGATGAGGATGACAATGCATCtgactttattaaattttcttatgagtctgttcaaaaatgcataaataaaaataaaaagtatccaGAAGTTCTTTTCCCCTGCGAATATCAACACTGCACTCGTTCCTTTTCGGATATTGAAGTATTTATGAAGCATGTAAATTCTCATATGTCGGAA TTGAAGGatgatgaatttatttgtaGCTGGCGTTTGTGCCAATTTACTTCGGGAAATATGAAGGAATTCATTCGACATTTTCATTTCCATACATTTCatgctaaaataaaaactgaaggTCGGAAAATTCTACTTTCTCATTATCAAAAACCTTCTGTTACGCCCTGTTCCATGGATTCTTCAGAAGTTAATATCCTTCCTGATTTATCTGAAGAATTTCAATGTCAATGGAATAGTTGCACTGAACTACCGTTCGAAGAAGCACAAAGATATTATTGGCATGTTGGATCCCATGCCCACGAACAGCAGTCCTCTGGATCAAAGTCATGTAATTGGAATCTCTGTACGACTTCTGTCAAAACAACCTCCAAATTAAAGGATCatttaaa ATTTCATTCTCAAGAAAGAGCTGTGGCCTGTCCGACCTGTGGTAATCTCTTTTCAAATCGTGTAAAATTCATAGATCACTGTAATCGACAACTTTTACCCAAAGATAAATCCTATGAATGCTCATATTGTTCAAAAACGTTTGCAATAGAAAGACTATTGAGAGATCACGTTCGATCCCATATTAACACAAAGAAATGCCCCTTGTGTCCTATGACCGTTACAACCAATTCGAACCTAAG gattcaTTTACGATATCGCCATTCCAATGTCCGTTGTTTTCCTTGCAATGACTGTTCTTATGCTGCGAAATCTAGTCACGATCTCCAAAGTCATATTCGATCATTACATGGATCACCTCAAATTCGGTGTCATTTACCCAAATGTGATTATATTTGTGAAGATAAGGTTACTTTTAACAATCATTTGAGGGATTATCACAGGAATGAGCCCAAGTTCTATATTTGTCATGAGTGTGACAAGAAATTTGAGCGAGGGCAATATTTGAGTAAGCATTTGATTCGAGTTCATGGAATCAAAATGCCAAAAGGGCATAAAAGATTTCGTTACCGTGAGAATGAAGATGGAAATTACTTGCTTCAATGTGAAAGATTTGATTTCCTTGCCGAAGATGAGGATGAACCTCTTGAACAAATCGAAGATCTTACTTCGAATAttgataaatctttaaaatga
- the Vps51 gene encoding vacuolar protein sorting-associated protein 51 homolog: protein MAEKSDPDRERRRAKLGEFYQNPRGGQESELDLDGVVFDAERYTSKLIKEASLSQLLNKEDEISKQIRSLDSEMQTLVYENYNKFILATDTIQKMRSDFGGMEGEMTNLATKMGQVAEFSRNISSTLGKSSGEINRLSKTHATLKKLQFLFDLPNKLEEASNNGDYTSAVKNYIRSLKTLKNSSSFDGIKKDCDAIMEDVKKKLRNRLKDYSTGTEDLNQSVDCLLQMGEPPEELCNLYLETAKGKLNQSLKELKRKGEKTTLDILEFTDLGCNTFISDLCLVVASYVNTFVKVDESLSNEKLVSFLNDLMDTFMDIMRCRLKEENDLNETPILVRALDRFHRRLQAMSRLVTTMDFNKSGLDLILEAANNHCKLALESLRSQFSDAILQIRQQLAALNKKTNQTNLTDINAKFILIISNIIRDELNKLVHFIDSDIHFAMKTYFRSKFCRSFVREGILVNIMTDITQTCKTYCIQQDRNVPPLLILLLSRSCYEIQSTTTSYLLNMTEENFCIEDTKGLTSSNSINEEFRNVSHQLLDYYVRLQGQVLSQMIRKSVETRDWLNTVEPRTVRAVMKRIVEETTSIDRLVGELYEEGFRKARSSDSSRRTRFSALKSKTWNNNSSGLDNTLVSNIQKMFSEKVEIYSPVEFSKISILSGIVKIALKTLLECVRLRTFSRFGFQQLQVDCHYLYVYMWRFVSDENIITFLLDEIMTSGVHRCLDPSPMEHSVVEVICDRS, encoded by the exons ATGGCAGAGAAATCGGATCCTGATCGAGAGCGACGTCGAGCAAAACTGGGCGAGTTTTATCAGAATCCAAGAGGGGGTCAAGAATCTGAATTGGACTTGGATGGCGTTGTCTTTGATGCAGAGAGATATACTAGTAAGCTCATCAAAGAAGCAAGTTTAAGTCAACTCCTCAACAAGGAAGATGAGATCAGCAAACAGATCCGTAGCCTTGATTCTGAAATGCAGACACTTGTCTAcgaaaattacaataaattcattttggCCACGGATACCATTCAAAAAATGCGATCGGATTTTGGAGGAATGGAAGGAGAAATGACTAATCTAG CTACGAAAATGGGACAAGTGGCCGAGTTTTCCAGGAACATCTCCTCAACCCTTGGAAAATCAAGTGGAGAAATAAATAGACTTTCAAAAACACATGCTACCTTGAAGAAGCTTCAATTTCTCTTTGATCTTCCCAATAAACTCGAGGAAGCCTCGAATAATGGAGACTATACTTCTGCAGTGAAGAACTATATTCGCTCATTGAAAACCCTTAAAAATTCAAGCTCATTTGACggtataaaaaaagattgcGATGCAATTATGGAGGATGTGAAGAAGAAACTTCGTAATCGTTTAAAGGATTATTCTACAGGAACGGAGGATCTCAATCAAAGTGTTGATTGTTTACTCCAAATGGGGGAACCCCCTGAGGAGCTATGCAATCTATATCTAGAAACTGCGAAAGGAAAGTTAAATCAGTCTCTTAAGGAATTAAAACGAAAAGGAGAGAAGACAACTCTGGATATATTGGAATTTACGGATTTGGGATGTAATACTTTTATTAGCGATTTATGTTTAGTCGTTGCTTCATATGTGAATACATTTGTAAAGGTGGATGAATCACTATCTAACGAGAAATTAGTTTCCTTTCTAAATGACTTGATGGATACATTCATGGATATTATGCGTTGTCGCCTTAAGGAAGAAAATGATTTGAATGAAACTCCCATTTTAGTTAGAGCTCTTGATCGTTTTCATCGAAGGCTTCAAGCAATGAGCCGTCTAGTTACAACGATGGATTTTAATAAATCAGGTTTAGATCTTATACTTGAAGCGGCTAATAATCATTGCAAGCTAGCTTTGGAATCTCTGAGGTCTCAATTTTCTGATGCTATTCTACAAATTAGACAACAGCTAGCTGCTCTAAATAAGAAAACGAATCAAACGAATCTTACGGATATTAATgcaaaattcattttgataatatctaatataataCGTGATGAACTTAACAAGTTGGTGCATTTTATTGATTCTGATATACATTTCGCAATGAAAACCTATTTTCGATCAAAGTTTTGTAGGAGCTTTGTTCGAGAAGGCATCCTCGTTAATATTATGACAGATATTACTCAAACCTGCAAGACGTACTGCATTCAGCAAGATAGGAATGTTCCGCCCCTACTAATACTTTTATTATCTAGAAGTTGTTATGAAATACAGTCTACCACAACTTCGTACTTGCTGAATATGACGGAAGAAAATTTCTGCATTGAGGATACAAAAGGTCTGACTTCTTCTAACTCtattaatgaagaatttagGAATGTATCCCATCAGTTGTTAGATTACTATGTTAGACTCCAGGGTCAAGTTTTATCTCAGATGATACGAAAAAGTGTTGAGACAAGAGACTGGCTGAACACGGTTGAGCCTAGGACTGTCAGAGCTGTGATGAAGCGTATTGTGGAGGAAACTACATCCATTGACCGACTTGTAGGAGAACTTTATGAAGAAGGATTTCGTAAAGCAAGAAGCTCTGATTCTTCAAGGAGAACCCGTTTTTCAGCTCTTAAATCCAAGACTTGGAACAATAACTCCTCTGGATTAGATAACACTCTTGTttctaacatacaaaaaatgttttctgaAAAGGTGGAAATATATTCCCCAGTTGAATTTTCAAAGATTTCCATTCTTAGTGGAATTGTCAAAATTGCTCTCAAAACTCTGCTTGAATGTGTGAGACTTCGTACATTTAGTCGATTCGGTTTTCAACAATTGCAAGTAGATTgccattatttatatgtatatatgtggaGATTTGTTTccgatgaaaatataattacgtTTCTTTTGGATGAAATTATGACCTCGGGAGTTCATCGATGCCTTGATCCTTCACCCATGGAGCATAGTGTCGTGGAAGTTATATGTGATAGAAGTtag